ACCTTCAAAATGATATTTGCGGCCGCCCCGGACTGAACCGTCCCAATGGACTGATCCTGTCCTATCCCGTCATCACTCAGGGAAAGCATGCTCACCAGGATTCCTTTGACAACCTGCTGGGACCCGGAGCAGATCCGGCGCTGCTGGAAGAGATGAGCCTTGAAAAGCAGGTGAACAGCTCCATGCCTCCCTGCTTTCTCTGGCACACCCTGGATGATGCATTGGTTCCGGTAGAAAACTCACTGCTTTTTGCTGAAGCCATGAAGAAGGAGAGTATTCCTTTTGAATTGCACATTTATCCTGAAGGCCCCCACGGCCTGTCACTGGCAACTGCCGCAACCGATGAATCCGGTGACGGCAGCATGACAGTTCCTCATCTTTCAGGATGGCTTGAACTCAGTGCCCGCTGGGTGAAAGAGTTTATCTGACCTTCCATCGGCTGAAAAATTTCTGGAGCACAAAAAACGCCAGTTTTCTATGTGACTTATCCGCCGAGAGCAGACCTTTCAAATTATACCCCTGCTGGAATCTGTTACATCGGACAGGAGTCCGGAAGTCATAGAGTATCCAGGGGGTGATACCCGCAATCCAGTCTTGTTTCTCAAAACAGCGGATCTGTTCTTCATAGGTTCTTTCCTGATACTCCTCGGTAAACATTTCATTCCGCCCACCGTGATGTCCTGCCTTGGCTCCGGCACCGAACTCGGTGATAATCACAGGTTTGTCCGGGTTGCTATTGGCAAAGAACTGTTCCAACTGGTCAAAATGCGGATTATACCAGCCGAAATACTCGTTAATCCCGATGATATCCAGCTTGGATGCCAAGCGGTCATCAATTTTCATCTTCTGCTGATCCCACAAACAGGCTGCTGAAACGGCTCTTGTATCATCCAGTGTTCGGGCCAGATCGGCCAGACCGCCCATAAAAGCAAGCCGGTCATCTGTATCTGGATTTTCATTCCCCACTGACCAGATGATGACACTGGGCCGGTTGTAGTCCCGCTTGATCAATTCGGTCAGCTGTTGCCTTCCATTCGAGATGGTTTCTTCATTTTCAAAAAGGATGGCCCAGTACACAGGGATCTCTTCCCAAAGCAGAATGCCGACTTCATCGGCAATCCTGGCAGCCTGTTCCGTATGAGGATAGTGAGCCAGTCGTACAAAGTTGCCCTTCAGCTCTTTCACAAGAGAAAAGTTTTCTCGGATTTCATCATTTGTCACCGATTTCCCGTTAGGAACCGACTCTTCGTGGCTGCATACACCCTTGAGTTTGATGGACGTTCCGTTCAGAAAGATCTGTGTTCCTTCCACCCTGATTTCCCGGAATCCCGTCCTTTCCTGGATGGAATCAATACCAGCTGTGACATACACATCATAGAGCTTTGGATTTTCAGGGCTCCAGAGTTCGGGGGAACAGGTAAGTTCGAGACTCCCCTTTCCATTCTTCAATTTTATGGATTCTATGATGCCCAGTTCAGGAATCTTCAGTTCAGCAGAATCCGCAGAACCCTCGAGGAGAACTTCCGCCTTGATTTTTCCAAATTGACTTCCCGGGACCAGAGCTATTTTGAATTCCCTGATAAATGACTTGGGAAGACGGAAGAGCTCTATCGAACGGTAGAGTCCGCCATAATTATACCAGTCTGTAAAAATAGTAGGGATCCGCCCGGGAGTTCTGGTATTGTTGACAGAGAGAAGAATCCGGTTATCCTCCAGAAGATGCTCAGTCACATCCAGGTAGAAGGGAGTATCTCCTCCCTCGTGGTAACCCAGGAATGTTCCGTTTAAAAAAACCATGGCATTGTGATAGGCTGCCCCGATTTTCAGTACGACCTTTTCCAGGGCATCCACATCATATTTAAAGGTTCTCGTGTAGACCATGGAACCTTCAAAGAGTTTGTACTGCTCCTGCTCGGTATTCCATGTGGAAG
The genomic region above belongs to Oceanispirochaeta sp. and contains:
- a CDS encoding alpha/beta hydrolase yields the protein MEDIISTMQITLRDQAEIAGESSPSLLPFFLKDSKIRPCILVLPGGGYGFTSPREAEPIARAYNKQGFHVLVLHYRVAPHRHPAPLLDASNTLALLRSQAAELKVDRKRIVLCGFSAGGHLAASLAVHWKKDYLQNDICGRPGLNRPNGLILSYPVITQGKHAHQDSFDNLLGPGADPALLEEMSLEKQVNSSMPPCFLWHTLDDALVPVENSLLFAEAMKKESIPFELHIYPEGPHGLSLATAATDESGDGSMTVPHLSGWLELSARWVKEFI
- a CDS encoding glycoside hydrolase family 2 protein, with the translated sequence RKSEKLDGIWNHHADVYDTCLRQEWFTEPRKDGEGWTLPWDWDFDQWDTINVPSTWNTEQEQYKLFEGSMVYTRTFKYDVDALEKVVLKIGAAYHNAMVFLNGTFLGYHEGGDTPFYLDVTEHLLEDNRILLSVNNTRTPGRIPTIFTDWYNYGGLYRSIELFRLPKSFIREFKIALVPGSQFGKIKAEVLLEGSADSAELKIPELGIIESIKLKNGKGSLELTCSPELWSPENPKLYDVYVTAGIDSIQERTGFREIRVEGTQIFLNGTSIKLKGVCSHEESVPNGKSVTNDEIRENFSLVKELKGNFVRLAHYPHTEQAARIADEVGILLWEEIPVYWAILFENEETISNGRQQLTELIKRDYNRPSVIIWSVGNENPDTDDRLAFMGGLADLARTLDDTRAVSAACLWDQQKMKIDDRLASKLDIIGINEYFGWYNPHFDQLEQFFANSNPDKPVIITEFGAGAKAGHHGGRNEMFTEEYQERTYEEQIRCFEKQDWIAGITPWILYDFRTPVRCNRFQQGYNLKGLLSADKSHRKLAFFVLQKFFSRWKVR